From Amycolatopsis sp. YIM 10, the proteins below share one genomic window:
- a CDS encoding N-acetyltransferase, producing MTILLGRPRVDELGDAVRALREWQYDGSPFQLHPGDIGWFWRFGAEATAAAVRTWSRDGRILAIGLLDGPDLLRLTIAPDARQNEELARKLAGDLTGHEVLPAGKAFLEAIQGALVHDLLTENGWGIDEPWTPLRRDLTEPVEDPGVRIEVVGPELVSTRTAVQRSAFGRSTFTDERWHAMAAGVPYADARCLLAYDNDNNAVAAVTVWSAGPGKPGVVEPMGVHADHRGHGHGRAITLAGAAVLRELGSSSVVVYTPSSNVGAVATYKSAGFEAGPEIRDRRRDA from the coding sequence ATGACGATCTTGTTGGGCAGGCCGCGGGTCGACGAACTCGGCGACGCGGTGCGAGCGCTGCGCGAGTGGCAGTACGACGGCTCGCCGTTCCAGTTGCATCCCGGCGACATCGGCTGGTTCTGGCGGTTCGGCGCGGAGGCGACGGCCGCGGCGGTCCGGACCTGGAGCCGGGACGGCCGCATTCTCGCCATCGGCCTGCTGGACGGACCCGACCTGCTGCGGCTGACGATCGCACCGGACGCCAGGCAGAACGAGGAACTGGCGCGGAAGCTGGCCGGCGACCTGACCGGGCACGAGGTGCTGCCCGCCGGCAAGGCCTTTCTCGAAGCGATCCAGGGCGCACTCGTCCACGACCTGCTGACGGAGAACGGCTGGGGCATCGACGAGCCGTGGACGCCGCTGCGGCGCGACCTGACCGAACCGGTGGAGGATCCCGGCGTGCGGATCGAGGTGGTCGGGCCGGAGCTGGTGTCCACGCGGACCGCCGTGCAGCGCTCGGCGTTCGGCAGGTCGACGTTCACCGACGAGCGCTGGCACGCGATGGCCGCCGGAGTGCCGTACGCCGACGCCCGCTGCCTGCTGGCCTACGACAACGACAACAACGCCGTGGCGGCGGTGACGGTGTGGTCGGCCGGTCCGGGAAAGCCCGGCGTGGTCGAGCCGATGGGCGTGCACGCCGACCACCGCGGTCACGGCCACGGCAGGGCGATCACCCTGGCCGGCGCGGCCGTGCTCCGCGAACTGGGCTCGTCGAGCGTCGTGGTCTACACGCCCAGCTCCAACGTCGGTGCCGTGGCCACCTACAAATCCGCCGGCTTCGAAGCGGGCCCCGAGATCCGGGACCGGCGCCGGGACGCCTGA
- a CDS encoding inorganic diphosphatase — MEFDVTIEIPKGERNKYEVDHKTGRIKLDRTLFTATQYPADYGFIDDTLGQDGDPLDVLVLVQEPTFPGCLIRCRAIGMFRMTDEKGPDDKVLAVPSDDPRLEHLRDIHHLNEFHKLEIEHFFQVYKDLEPAKSVEGSTWVGRVEAEAEIQRSYDREKDNLAKIAAEGGEH, encoded by the coding sequence GTGGAGTTCGACGTCACGATCGAAATCCCCAAGGGGGAGCGCAACAAGTACGAGGTGGACCACAAGACGGGGCGCATCAAGCTCGACCGCACCCTGTTCACGGCCACCCAGTACCCGGCCGACTACGGCTTCATCGACGACACCCTGGGCCAGGACGGCGACCCCCTGGACGTGCTGGTGCTCGTGCAGGAGCCGACCTTCCCCGGCTGCCTCATCCGCTGCCGCGCGATCGGCATGTTCCGGATGACCGACGAGAAGGGCCCGGACGACAAGGTCCTCGCCGTCCCGTCGGACGACCCTCGCCTGGAGCACCTGCGGGACATCCACCACCTGAACGAGTTCCACAAGCTCGAGATCGAGCACTTCTTCCAGGTCTACAAGGACCTCGAACCGGCCAAGAGCGTCGAGGGGTCGACCTGGGTCGGCCGCGTCGAAGCCGAGGCGGAGATCCAGCGCTCCTATGACCGCGAGAAGGACAACCTCGCGAAGATCGCAGCCGAGGGCGGCGAGCACTAG
- a CDS encoding MDR family MFS transporter, with product MAESVEEAEPVARGGLSHRQILTVLSGLMMGMFLAALDQTIVSSAMKTIADELRGQTLQAWATTAYLITATISTPLYGKLSDLYGRKPMYLTAISLFLVGSLASGMAGSMYELAAFRAFQGLGAGGLMSLALAIVADITAPRERGRYQGYFMAVFGISSVLGPVVGGAFAGLDSFAGLAGWRWVFLINVPVALIALVVVTKVLNIPHTRVEQRVDYLGAATLTVGLVPLLIVAEQGREWGWGSVTSVLMYLVGAAGLVAFVLNERRMGDAALLPLRLFRRSAFALSTVVTFVQGAGMFGAMMSLPLYLQIVKGATPTEAGLQLLPLTAGIMVASLLSGRIVASTGRYKIFGVLGLGLMSVAMFLFSTIGVDTPLAIVMAMAFLMGLGLGGAFQTLQLAAQNDVAPSDLGVATSSTTFFRQIGGTAGTAVFLSILFGSVGDRIVAAVARATSGPAYAAALANPANAEFAAKLSSGQLDLNDTSFLNGLDPVLARPILEGFSSAMSTVFVVGGVLLAAGFALLWFLRETPLADKSALELRQEAEEAEADPRPVPALAH from the coding sequence ATGGCCGAATCCGTCGAAGAAGCCGAGCCGGTGGCTCGGGGAGGGCTGTCGCACCGGCAGATCCTCACCGTGCTCTCCGGGCTGATGATGGGCATGTTCCTGGCCGCGCTCGACCAGACGATCGTGTCCTCGGCGATGAAAACCATCGCCGACGAACTGCGCGGGCAGACCCTCCAGGCCTGGGCGACCACCGCCTACCTGATCACCGCGACCATCTCCACCCCGCTCTACGGCAAGCTCTCCGACCTCTACGGCCGCAAGCCGATGTACCTGACCGCGATCTCGCTGTTCCTGGTCGGTTCGCTGGCCAGCGGCATGGCGGGCTCGATGTACGAACTCGCCGCCTTCCGCGCCTTCCAGGGCCTGGGCGCCGGTGGCCTGATGTCGCTGGCGCTGGCCATCGTCGCCGACATCACCGCACCCCGGGAACGCGGCCGCTACCAGGGTTACTTCATGGCGGTGTTCGGCATCTCCAGCGTGCTCGGGCCGGTGGTCGGCGGTGCCTTCGCCGGACTGGACTCGTTCGCCGGGCTGGCCGGCTGGCGCTGGGTCTTCCTGATCAACGTGCCGGTGGCGCTGATCGCGCTGGTGGTGGTCACCAAGGTGCTCAACATCCCGCACACCCGGGTCGAGCAGCGGGTCGACTACCTCGGCGCGGCCACGCTGACCGTCGGCCTGGTGCCGCTGCTGATCGTCGCCGAGCAGGGTCGCGAATGGGGCTGGGGCTCGGTCACCTCGGTGCTGATGTACCTGGTCGGCGCCGCCGGGCTGGTCGCGTTCGTGCTGAACGAGCGCCGGATGGGGGACGCGGCGCTGTTGCCGCTGCGGTTGTTCCGCCGCTCGGCGTTCGCGCTCAGCACGGTGGTCACCTTCGTGCAGGGCGCCGGCATGTTCGGCGCGATGATGTCGCTGCCGCTGTACCTGCAGATCGTCAAGGGCGCCACGCCCACCGAAGCCGGGCTGCAGTTGTTGCCGCTGACCGCCGGGATCATGGTGGCCAGCCTGCTCTCCGGCCGGATCGTGGCCTCGACCGGGCGCTACAAGATCTTCGGCGTGCTCGGCCTCGGCTTGATGTCGGTGGCGATGTTCCTGTTCAGCACGATCGGGGTGGACACCCCGCTGGCGATCGTGATGGCGATGGCGTTCCTGATGGGCCTCGGCCTCGGCGGTGCCTTCCAGACCCTGCAACTGGCCGCGCAGAACGACGTCGCGCCGTCGGACCTGGGCGTGGCGACCTCGTCGACCACGTTCTTCCGCCAGATCGGCGGCACGGCCGGGACCGCGGTGTTCCTGTCGATCCTGTTCGGGTCGGTGGGGGACCGGATCGTGGCGGCGGTGGCGCGGGCGACGTCGGGCCCGGCCTACGCGGCGGCGCTGGCCAACCCGGCGAACGCGGAGTTCGCGGCGAAGCTGTCGAGCGGGCAACTCGACCTGAACGACACATCGTTCCTCAACGGACTGGACCCGGTGCTGGCGCGGCCGATCCTCGAGGGCTTCTCCAGCGCGATGAGCACGGTTTTTGTGGTCGGCGGGGTGCTGCTGGCCGCCGGGTTCGCGCTGCTGTGGTTCCTGCGGGAGACCCCGCTGGCCGACAAGTCGGCGCTGGAACTGCGGCAGGAAGCGGAGGAAGCCGAGGCGGACCCGCGACCGGTACCCGCACTGGCCCACTGA
- a CDS encoding helix-turn-helix transcriptional regulator, protein MPLGRWTPLTHPEIDKVVLDDVLQALADPTRRRIVRMLLEDGDRACGTFGLKVAPSTLSHHFRSLRKAGLIRQEDVGRQRMNTLRLDELEQRFPGLVNRILDAAAE, encoded by the coding sequence TTGCCGCTCGGACGCTGGACGCCGCTCACCCACCCGGAGATCGACAAGGTGGTGCTGGACGACGTGCTCCAGGCCCTCGCCGACCCGACGCGGCGCCGGATCGTGCGCATGCTGCTCGAGGACGGCGACCGGGCGTGCGGCACGTTCGGGCTGAAGGTCGCGCCGTCCACGCTGAGCCACCACTTCCGGAGCCTGCGCAAGGCCGGGCTGATCCGGCAGGAGGACGTCGGCAGGCAGCGGATGAACACCCTGCGCCTCGACGAACTGGAGCAGCGCTTCCCCGGTCTGGTGAACCGGATTCTCGACGCCGCCGCCGAATAA